From the genome of Papaver somniferum cultivar HN1 unplaced genomic scaffold, ASM357369v1 unplaced-scaffold_21, whole genome shotgun sequence:
attttccttaacggttttttcggagttgccaagatcaagttgagcatctactacatatgctactagtaggtgtagtagggtgttttatcctggagatatccatcCTGTGAGGGATATAGTATCACTTTTGAGTGTagccggacgctaatgtcttaaggacaacgtgttgaacacgtgactcactctgtttttccatagtttttccttgttgttgttgcgaagATCTgaggagctcgtccgtttcatcaaatcgatcacttccattataaaggagctaagtatcaataacttttgcttatttgatttttccttgtgttTTGATTATTTCACCCAACACGTTTTACGATCAAAGGCTTCGGCTGGGCTCATAGTCCATACAATATTGCTGAAATTATCACCAACTGGTAAAAGTGCAACTGGAACTGAAGGCAAGAACCGCTGCCACGCGCACTGGTTTTCAGCAGTATGTtcatattctgggaatatttccATCCAGTTGTTTGGATTCCTGCTAATTAACTCCATAACACGTGACTGTATACCATCAGCACCGACCTGAAACAATCGATGTTTTAAGTTGCACATCTTTGGATATATTTCTCTTTTCAGAGATTTGCTTCAAGTACCACAAAATAAGAATGTGTTCAGCGAGTCATTTTCTACAAGGGACATTCGGATTTAATACATAATATATCAAAAAACAATTTGAGATTACCACCAACTTTGCATATATGCTATTTTCATCACTTAGATCCAGGTTTGCTAAGCTACCATGACTGTGTAAGGAAGATCCACCTGAAGTGCCATCTGGACCTACCTTAGGTGGTcgtgaaaataaataaatccatTCAAGTCAGCCTGGAAGGATAGATATCCCACATACCAGAGTTCCGAGTATCAGACAATTAAATTAAATCTTGACCTACTAATGGCATCAATGTGACATAGGAGATTTATTACAGACAAGAAAGCATCAGAAACTAGATTTTTACACTTGTCTGGAAAACTGGACACCTAGCTAAATAGATTCAAGAAAATCTTTGAGTTGACACAATAAATTCAGAAATAGAGAGAAATTATAACGCCCCAGAAAATAAAACCACATCCAAGTGCTGAAAGATATACCTTTAAACATGACGACAGAGAATTGTGAAGAACCTTATTTTCCACCACACACCTACCTGTAGAAAAAGAAACATTATTACCTGTTAACTGTCTTCAGAGCAATAATAAAGGTTGACCAATGATTTCTTACCCAAGCATTCctttaccaatatcctttgcattGTACCTAGTGTACCCTAAGCCAGTGTAATCCCAAACATATAAGAGTAACAGGGAAACACGGAAGTTTCAAAAATCAACATATAAACGGGAGTCCCAGATTTCAGAGGTTGGGAGAATCTATGGAGTAGATGTTTTAAAATTTTCACAGCATCCTATGAGGAAAATCTGACAGCAGATGATCCAACAAGCACTTATGCCTAAGAACAATACAAAGTTGCAAGTAGAAATGGAACAACATAGAGAATCAACTCTTAGTAACTTGATAGTCAACTCATCAACCATCACCATGTTCTCAAGAAGTATGAGACCATTCAACTATCATACAAGGAAATCTAAGAATGTATCAGACAAGGTATTGGTGCAACAACCTGATGTCTTCTCAAGTGCTACTTAGCAAGCCATGGGAATTGAAGACACttatttgtgaactaaattagtCATCCTATGCTCGGAGGGTTTAATAATTTAAGTGGCATTTGTTCAACTTTATGCAACGCGTTAACTTGTAAGACCAGAGATCAACTCATTCAGGTCACACACAAAGCCAAACCTTGCCTTAGAAGAATCATACATGTCTTTCGCTGAATCGCGCATTAGAAAAAACCTAAGATTGAGATGCTTTAACGAAacctaaataaataaacctaTTTCGGTGAGGTGGCTATCAGGTTTAAAGACTCTTAACTGTTCAGACACTATGTTAATTGTAGAAGAAGCCAATCTGGAATCAACCATAGCTGCTACGAGAATTATTCAACTAATGTGAAATGATTTCAAACAGCTTTCCTTTACAAGAAATAAGAAAATGATGATTTCCTAACAGCAAGAAATACTTCAACTTTTTAACAACCAGGAGGGAAAATAAGACCATCTAATATGTTTTACCAATAATCTACGCAATACAATACTAATAGAAAGTCCTCTCTACAAATAAACCTGTCAAAAATTGATTCAAGAAAGACACAACAAACTCCAGAAGCTAAGCCTTGTCTAAAACAAACTCATTTGAATAGTTCGAAAACAGGCATATGAGgttgttgggatcctagtccgacattggttagatggggcttaattggtagtttataagtcaatggattccctcatctagtcaaccgattttcaagttgagttctacccataggcttatgacgagtttagggtcagtaccctaacatttggtatcagagccaaccaccatgacccatgcccgctccacggaaggggtgacctataggctagATTAAGGTCTTGGAgcacctatgtatgggcgtagttgtcacccgcattgaatactgataggggagtgaagccgccataagagaaaggactaccttcgggtcagtgtcgatagagtgggccaacgaggacgttgggtctggaagcATGGTGGGATgttggttagatggggcttaattggtagtttataaggaacgactttttagggaccatggtttttttggggggaccatggtcttattaggccaacctccctatacttattaggccaacctcccgatacttataaggggtgtcctaaagataggtaaatacacatttaccctttactttaatttaaattaaaactaacctaataactatataaatctaatcatatacatctaatctaaatgaatctattaaccaaaatcaaaaacaaaatttggaggggaatcgaaattttttagttataaaaaagaaaaaattctcttcttcttctctctttccttgacgttcctcgttcgattgaaaaacacatcaatcgtttttaattcattttttgatagggtaaattgagtagaaatcatcaaatgattgggtaaattgagtagaaatcatcaaaatatggtttaaatggaagttaaagtggcatgttcggttgagaataatttaaaaaaaaatagttttgtaaccgaacattctgaaaccaagaacacgaagaacacttcggttatcacgaatttatttttttgtgcaaaaaatagttttaaccgaactcctcattgaaaaccaatatattgtgttcggttggttcgcaaaaaatagttttaaccgaactcctcatttgaaaccaatatattgtgttcggttggttcgcaaaaaattctaaaactagttagtaatcgaactctacccataataccaaaaaaaaaaaacaatgtaaccgaactgtgttatttttcccactatgttgagttatgatttaaccgaactttgcctactctgttcggtttgttcgcaaaaaatattgacaaaccgaactcttcactaattgcatacatgtggattTCGGTTAGAAATGTTGTtaggttaaagtttgcgaaccaaccgaacattactctgtaaatcctataaacaaagttcggtaacatgtctgtttACCGAACGaataaaacctccattaaagagcgagttcggtaacctacgTGTTTGGAAGaattaaccgaactacactttcagatgagttcggtaacctgttcttcacataaggtaaccgaacaagcccaaatctactctaaaagtttacagttttttgaaaatttggagcaattcaaccaacattatctaagtttgaagcatacctgggtacctaaatacccttcctccggttgtggttggtaaaatccatcgtttttcatgttttccttcttcatcttctctaactttactctctcaataattctacttattTAAAAAaacccatctgattttttaatctcactaattatctttaacttaatcatctcactaatcattgtACTAGCTTTTAATaatactaactaatcattacccaaaattaaccaggagggtaatttaggtatttatataaatatttagataaggggtgacctagatttacttttaatgtctatacccaaaataaaaccatagtcccccaaaaaaaccatggtccccaaaaaatggttctttaTAAGTCAGTGAGTTCTttcatctagtcaaccggttttcaaGATAAGTTCTACCCATGGgtttatgacgagtttagggtcagTACCCTAACAGAGATACTTGTGATCACTGATCAAGCTTAATATTTGGTGATTATACCAAAAGTGACTCTTAAGAAACCCACACTTCTCCatccaaaattgattttgattgtgttgatggtgtttgaAATCGTGTGAGTAAAATTAAGGTTATTTTTGGCGAATAATCACTATGAGTAAATCACCCTTGGCCTAACCTCCCTCCTGCGGTTAGACTAGTCTCCAGAACCTTATTGACGGTGGCAGCCCCAATCAACATTAGAGTTTTCCTCCAAGCACTCTTGATATAAACACCCACTTATCAGTTAAGGGCTCCAGTCTTCCTTTATATACTCGCTTTCCGCATGAGAAATTGAAACCCTAGATTGATTATCTTTTTCCTTCTACCACCACCGCCTCTGCAGCCATGGTAAGTCCTTCAAATCTCATCTCATTCTATTTTATTTAAGTTTTGATCTTAACTCTTACTTGTTTTgatcttcttatctttgttctgATGATTAAAGTTATATTTTGAGTAGATCTTTACTGAaaccgagtttttttttttcttcattttctcaagTTTTGATTAGATTTATTCAAAACCCAGACTGATTTGGGGTTATTAGTTGGATTCAAACAAAGGGTTTAGCTCAATTTAGGATTTTATGTTTTGGTTTTGTTCGATTTTAGATTTtgtgttagggtttaggtaaaaGAGCCAGTGATGTAAGGATAATATTTGCTACTCTTGATGGGGGTGGAAACCCCTTGTGATGATTATTTATCCACCAAGATCTCTGAGGCTTCATatgtttcatatttattttgatttagtGATTTTTTTGCCCTGTTTTTGTTAGAACTGATTTCCAAGTTGATTTGCATTTTGATGCTTTTGTTGTTGTGTTATAGGTTTCGATGATAAGAGATTTAGGGTTGTTTGTGGAATTGTCAATTGTTGTAAGGTTGTTTAGATGTAGTTTAGGTTATTTTTGCTGAAGCCAGTGATGTAAGGATAATATTTGCTACTCTTGATGGGGGTGAGAACCCCCTCTGATGATTATTTATCCACCAAGATCTCTGAGGCTCTAAATTTTATTTCGGGAttcaatttttgttgttgttgtgtgatGATGTATAGAAAAAAAAGTTTTGATGTGTTTAAGAAGGCATGATGTGCATTAATAGTTTTACTTGAAGTTGAGGAGATTAGTGCCTTCAATACCATCGTCCAGTATTCACAGACCATGTCGACCCGTTCCTAAAAATATTAACGTCTCAGCAACCTATCAACTTCTTCCATTTGTTTTCCATCACCATCACCTTTGAAGGTTCAGTATGGTTTGTGAATACTTGTTGATGGTTATTGGAGGCATGAACAGCATTGATAGTAGTGGTGTTGGTAAAATAGGAGTGTCAGGTTTTTGTAGTTTTGGTTGTAGTGTTTCTGGATTTGTACAGTTCTTACTGTTAGTGGCCGAGTGTATTCCCTCTTACGTGTGTTTCCGTGATTTGGTTAAAAGAAATTCTAAGATGATTTATCTCATACTGATGCCCTTCAAATGTCCATGCAGACTAAGCGCACAAAGAAGGCTGGAATTGTTGGCAAATACGGTAAGCTGTTGCTAGCCGAATGTATATTAATAATATTGCCTCTTGGCCCCTCTTGAATTCAAGAAGTCTTGTTTAGCCGAGCATAGAGCATTGAACCTTGGTGTTTCTGTGGATAAGGGTCAACTTTTTTCTGAGAAATTGTATTGATTTGTGAAGTTCTTTTACGAGTTTACCTTTTATCTAGTATGAATATGGGTGTTCtgtagactgtagttgaactcttcAGATTGGTAATGCTTGTTGAATATCATAGAACTCTTCAGACTTGTAATGCTTGTAGAATATCATAGAACTTGGCAATAGACTTTCTCTAGGAATATATTCAACTTTTTATTACATAAGTAGAAGTACACTATACTTTGGTATTTCCTTTTGATCAACATGAGTTTGTTAATTTCAGGAACAAGATATGGTGCCAGTCTGCGAAAgcagatcaagaagatggaaatcaGTCAGCATTCCAAGTATTTCTGTGAATTCTGTGGAAAggtttgttgttttttctttcttacaTGGGTTTCAGTGTatcttttttatgttttgtttttccttGTATAATCGAGTTAGTAATCAATTCCGTTCCTTGTGCAGTATGCCGTGAAGAGGAAGGCCGTTGGAATTTGGGGATGCAAAGACTGTGGCAAAGTGAAAGCTGGTGGTGCCTACACGTTGAAGTAAGACTGGCTCTCATGTTCGCTTTCCAGTCTATATCTGTATGCTAGATGCAACATAACATAAAAAGCTAACCATTTGATTGTTGTTGTCTGTTGTGTTTCAGCACGGCTAGTGCAGTCACTGTGAGAAGTACCATCCGAAGGTTGAGGGAGCAGACAGAAAGTTAGAGCTCATCAGTCTTTTGTCGTTAAGCTTCTTTTTGTTCTTGAAGAAGTATAGCTATACAGTACAaggtttcttgttttgttttgatattagtAGCTTGACATGGTTATCCTACATTTTGCAATGTAGATGTCTATCTCTTTCTAGAAGTAGTCATGTTTAAATTGCTGAAGAAGATGACTTGTATGGTTCAACTCTTATGAGATTTCGAAAACTTGTGTCAGCTTCACCAAATGACACGATCATCATTTTTGTGCATCTCCGGTTCTCCATGGCTGGAAATTCCAACTAGTTGGAGGTGCATTTTCGTTGTGCACTTTGTGATAGCTGATTTATCATTTAGTCCATGGGCAATTACGGCGAATGTGAATACGATATCTTAAAACCATACGCCAACTCGAATCGAATCCTCTTTATAAAGAGATAACAAAACGATCGCAAATCATCATCAATCAAAATTTACATGACAAAAATCAGCTACAAAACAAACCAACAAAAACTAGTTCTGCGTTTCTGGTGACAGCACCTGTATGTTGGCCAGTTGGAGCGTTGATATGGATCTGCAGCAAACCAAAGGGACGTCCGTCGTATAAGGGTAAACCTGCTGCTGTCGTTTATCCTAAGGTTTCTAATCAACGATTAGAGAGATTCATGTTTTATGAAATATCGGTTGTGCAGTTTAATCatcaatattttctcaataaattttgtgtagatagaaaagaaaaatcattttGTTTTCCAATTCAAATTTGTTGAATAATTAAGTTAAGCCTGATTTTGGATTGCTAAGCACAAGAGTATCTCCGTTCATGTAATTTTCTTCTCTACCTCTGGTAGATTGTAATTCTTCTTTTATCTAATAATATCTTCTCTtctgatcaaaataaaataaaaataaaatatctcCGTTTATGGTTAATTGTAACCTCAATTCGTGCTGGAATAAACACACTTATGAatttataataataattttttttaagcaaCTTTACTAAGCAGTGACTAACCTCTCTTGTATCTCCTTAATCCTCTCCTTTCTAAGCCTTGCCCTTTCCTCGTCACTCTTATTGCATAAAGCTAACCTTTGCGCCCGAGCAGGATACCGGAAAGTCTCTCCTTGGCATATAGCACACCTATAATACTGAATCCGATGTAACTGACCGTTTCGGCATCGTACAACTTTAGTTGACGAAATCCGAGCATCTACAAGAATATTAGAATGATTGCAAGCCATGTTTGATTGATACATTTCGTATATTTGACAATAAATTTTCCATTCCATTTCAAATGGTCTTGACCTTAAAAGATACAAACAGGTTCTAGAATCGCGGTTAGATTGAAAACCTCAATGATCTGAATTTGAGTAAGTCTCCTTTGCAATCCCAAATCCCATGAACCTCCATTTGAAAGAGTATTAGCGGCCCTGCAGATAGTCCAGTTCTTGGAGGAAGTAGCTTcatagagagagaaaaagaaatggAGAAGGGAGAGTCCCTAAGCCAATGATCTTCCCAATAAGGCATAGTAGAACCATCTCCGACCTGCATTATCTTATCAAATTCTCTTGTGAAATGGGGACATCCACCTTGGAGATATGAATTAATATGGTTGCACGAGTCTAATGTTCTTGAGATCATGGAATAATTGTGGGATTCTTTCCAATTTCAAAGACCTGCTAGCTTCATTCTTGTTAAAAAGCTTCATGCTTTGAAACTAAAGATCAATAAGAGTGGAACAAAAGCATCTTCGGGAGAGTCGACAGACAGATAACTTGAAATTCTTCCAAGGGACTTGGAGCATTTAGGTAATCTATCAAGTAACAATGTTTTACCTGATGCTCATATGCAATCCATTATCAACCTTCAAGCTGAATTCGAAGTTTTATCCGAGAGAAAGGATATTATGATGCGTCAAAAGGATAGAACGGAAACACAAAGTTCTATCATAAAAGTGTGGAAATcagaaggaaaaggaataacaTCTCCAGCATGAAGTTCAACGGTGTGGCAACTGAAGATAAGAATACTATTAAGAACggcatttcttgtttttattctaATATGTCTAAAAAAGACACTATTACAAGACCAAGTATTGCTAATTATATGAAGCTCAACAAGCTTGAAGAGTGAGAAGCTAAACAATAGGGGATGCCTATCTGTGAATATGAATGTTTAGTTGCTTTGAAAGCTCTTGGTCAGGATAGATCCCAGGACCTGATGGTTTTTAGGTGATGATCATCCTCAAATTCTGGTCATTCATGAAAGACGACATCCTAAAGGTGGTAAGAGATTTTAACATTTGGGGAACATGAATTGGAGATTAAAAACCACGTTCTTGGCTTTAATTCCTAAGAAAGAGACCGTGGAAGAAACCAAGGATTTCAGGCCCATAAGCCTAATGGGTAGTATCTATAAAATGATTTTTAAAGCCCTAAAGAGATTGAAACACTTCCTCCCGAAGCTCATTTCAGGCCAACAGTCCACCGAAGATCCTTGATTGCGTTCTAATTGCCAATGAGTGTATGGACTCTAGAATAAAGAGTGGTGTGCCTGGTCACATCTGCAAGATATACTTTGAAAAGGGTTTCGATCATGTCTCTTGAGATTTGTTCGATGAATTTTTGGAGAAAATGGGGTTCGGGCTCAAGTGGAGAAGTTGGATTCAAGGGTGCATGAACAACATTCCAATGTTAGTTCTTATCAGCGGTTCTGACCATACTTAATTCATTACTGGTAAGGGCTTAAGGCAAGGCGATCCCATATCTCCTTCTTTTTCCTCATAGTTTCTGATGTATTAAATAATATGTTTCAAACTACTCTTCAACATGGTTGGATTGGCGGGTTCAGTTTGAAGCTTAATGGCTTGAAGATTGGCCATTTACAATTTTTAGATGACACTTTAGTTTTTCTAAATGATTCAATGGACCAGGTCAACAACTTGCGGATCATCCATCTTTTCTTTGAGCTTGCTTCTGGTTTAAGAATTTATTTATCGAAAACTAGTATGTTTGGTGTGGCAGGTGTGAATGATCTTGAAATCTTGGCAGCTATGACGGGCTCCTCCTATCTTGGTATTCCGTTTGGGGATAAAGCTCAAAACTCTCATAAATGAGACTCCATAATAGAAAAGTTCCAAGGAAGACTGTCCCCTTGGATAAGATCACCTCTCAATAAAGCTGAAAGACTCACTCTAGTTAAATGTCCTGCAAATGGTCCCATATACATGTTTTCATTGTTGGTTTCCCTCGTCAAGGTGAGAAACATAATTGAGAAAATGGTAAGAGATTTTCTCTGGATGCTAGTGATGTCAAAAAGAGTCATCATCCGATTACTTGGAAACATTTCGCACTCCTTTGAAATGTGGTGGTCCGGATATTAAGTCATTGCGGAGTATTAATAATTCCCTTGTTTCCAAGTGGTGGTGgagattcaattctgtaaaagAAGCCCTTTGGAGAAAAGTTATTGCTTCAAAGTATGTTCCCCAGGTTGCGACAAAGAGACTAATTCCCCCAAAAAGGTTCAAGGTGTCAGTCTCTGGGAAAACATCTATAAGCAATTAGAATTTTTTAAAACTTTGATGTAGTTGCTGGACGAGGGATTTGTTAAAACTATTGATTCTTCTATTCTGAAGAAATTGTTCTATAGAATTGAAATACTCAATCAGAACTTGAACAAGAACTATCTGAAAACTTCAACTCTAGATCGGAAAAAATCAAAATGAACAACATAACTATTTGCAATAtttaaaactcagcagaaaaatgGAACTTCTCAAATAGCCACCCAagttaaatcaaaattaaaaaaagagcttaagctaaaaaaaaaaatcaaaaaagaagacAGTAAGACAAGAGAAACTGAAGAAgatcagaaaccctagaagagATCGCTAGTTTGTTAACTAAAGCAACTAGATAACTGAGAATGAACGAAAAAAGGGATATGAATCTACACCAATCTGTGATGACCATCTATGGGATTCATGTACTTTCCCATGCTCAATTTTATGatgaggtttttattttattttttcgatGATTTTTATTGAGGTTTCGATGAATTGTTG
Proteins encoded in this window:
- the LOC113340375 gene encoding 60S ribosomal protein L37a isoform X2, whose translation is MTKRTKKAGIVGKYGTRYGASLRKQIKKMEISQHSKYFCEFCGKYAVKRKAVGIWGCKDCGKVKAGGAYTLNTASAVTVRSTIRRLREQTES
- the LOC113340375 gene encoding 60S ribosomal protein L37a isoform X1 yields the protein MQTKRTKKAGIVGKYGTRYGASLRKQIKKMEISQHSKYFCEFCGKYAVKRKAVGIWGCKDCGKVKAGGAYTLNTASAVTVRSTIRRLREQTES